From one Candidatus Thioglobus sp. NP1 genomic stretch:
- the rpsE gene encoding 30S ribosomal protein S5, which translates to MAENKRKNFKEESEFIEKLVNIRRVVKVVKGGRIFGFSALVVVGDGNGKVGYGTGKAREVPLAIQKAMDKAKKAMKPVPLINGTLHYPITSCVGAAKVYLQPASEGTGVIAGGPMRSVLEAVGVHNILAKCNGTRNPISVVRATVEGLTQMSSPQIVAAKRGKTVEQIIGEV; encoded by the coding sequence ATGGCTGAAAATAAGAGAAAAAATTTTAAAGAAGAAAGTGAGTTTATTGAAAAACTTGTTAATATTCGCCGAGTAGTTAAAGTTGTTAAGGGCGGTAGGATTTTCGGTTTTTCTGCTTTAGTTGTTGTCGGTGACGGTAATGGTAAAGTTGGCTATGGTACAGGCAAAGCTCGTGAAGTTCCTTTAGCTATTCAAAAAGCAATGGATAAAGCAAAAAAAGCAATGAAACCAGTTCCATTAATTAATGGAACTCTTCATTATCCTATTACATCATGTGTTGGAGCAGCTAAAGTATATTTGCAGCCCGCATCGGAAGGTACTGGAGTAATTGCTGGTGGCCCAATGCGCAGCGTTTTAGAGGCGGTTGGTGTCCATAATATTTTGGCTAAGTGTAATGGTACTCGAAATCCTATTAGTGTTGTAAGAGCTACTGTTGAAGGTTTAACTCAAATGTCATCGCCTCAAATTGTTGCTGCTAAGCGTGGCAAGACTGTCGAACAAATTATTGGAGAAGTCTAA
- the rpmD gene encoding 50S ribosomal protein L30 — translation MADEKLDKENKAAKKAAAPKKAAAPKKAAAPKKAAAPKKAAAPKKAAAPKKATVSKVSNEKIESTKTVKAKDVTTKKLASNKPTVRVTLVKSFYGRLPKHRATVTGLGLKRINHTVVLEDTPAVRGMINKVSYLLKVEG, via the coding sequence ATGGCTGATGAGAAGTTAGACAAAGAGAATAAAGCTGCTAAGAAAGCCGCAGCTCCTAAGAAAGCCGCAGCTCCTAAGAAAGCCGCAGCTCCTAAGAAAGCCGCAGCTCCTAAGAAAGCCGCAGCTCCTAAGAAAGCCGCAGCTCCTAAGAAAGCAACAGTTTCAAAAGTTTCTAATGAAAAAATAGAGTCAACTAAGACAGTTAAGGCAAAAGACGTTACCACTAAGAAACTAGCTTCTAATAAACCAACTGTTCGCGTTACTTTGGTTAAGAGTTTTTATGGCCGTCTTCCAAAGCATCGTGCAACGGTTACTGGGCTTGGTTTAAAAAGAATTAATCACACAGTTGTTTTAGAGGATACGCCAGCAGTAAGAGGCATGATCAATAAAGTTTCTTACTTATTAAAAGTTGAGGGATAA
- the rplR gene encoding 50S ribosomal protein L18 has protein sequence MKLSKKEARIRRATKFRAKHSERDVERLCVFKSSQHIYAQIISGCGTKTLASASSVSPKLKNGSNIDAASQVGDLIAKAAKKAKVSKVAFDRSGFKYHGRIKALAEAAREGGLDF, from the coding sequence ATGAAATTATCAAAAAAAGAAGCTCGTATAAGAAGAGCAACAAAATTTAGAGCTAAGCATTCTGAAAGAGATGTAGAGCGTCTATGCGTATTTAAATCTTCACAGCATATTTATGCTCAGATTATAAGTGGTTGTGGAACAAAGACATTAGCTTCTGCTTCGAGTGTTTCTCCAAAACTTAAGAATGGTAGTAATATAGATGCTGCTTCTCAAGTTGGAGATTTGATAGCAAAAGCTGCTAAAAAAGCTAAAGTTTCTAAAGTCGCTTTTGATCGTTCTGGTTTTAAATACCATGGACGTATTAAAGCACTTGCTGAAGCTGCTAGAGAAGGTGGATTAGATTTTTAA
- the rplO gene encoding 50S ribosomal protein L15, producing the protein MNLNTLKPAFGEKTSRKRIGRGMGSGMGKTSGRGHKGQKSRSGGFTKIGFEGGQMPLQRRLPKVGFSSRISIVTSQVTLGQLDKLSEKDINIDVLKKHNLVTKNILRVKVMLSGEINRSINLVGIKATKGAKAAIEAVKGTVSE; encoded by the coding sequence ATGAATTTAAATACATTAAAGCCTGCATTTGGCGAAAAAACTAGTAGAAAACGTATTGGTCGTGGGATGGGTTCTGGTATGGGTAAAACTTCAGGAAGAGGTCATAAGGGACAAAAATCAAGATCTGGTGGCTTTACTAAGATTGGCTTTGAGGGTGGTCAGATGCCACTTCAAAGAAGGCTTCCTAAGGTTGGATTTTCATCTAGAATTTCAATAGTAACATCTCAAGTAACGCTAGGTCAACTAGATAAATTATCTGAAAAAGATATAAATATTGATGTTCTTAAGAAACATAATCTTGTTACTAAAAATATTTTGAGAGTGAAGGTTATGCTTTCAGGTGAAATAAATCGTTCAATAAACCTTGTTGGAATAAAAGCAACTAAAGGTGCAAAGGCTGCAATTGAAGCTGTAAAAGGAACTGTTAGCGAGTAG